The sequence GTGCTCTCGTTTCGGTGATCGGCGGCGACTAGCGGACGGGCGTGTAGTATTGCCGCCGCCCATCCTCATCATGATAGACGAGTTCACCGTCGGGAAGGTGCCAGAGCACCGCTGCCGACCCAAGATCACCGATCGCGCTCGCGGAATTACCGAGTGCGATAACCGCTGCTGACGCGATGAGCCAGAGGTGCTGGCCGGCGACGAGCACGACGATGCTTGCTGCTGTCAGCCCTACCAGCGGCGTGAGCGTGATGGCGAGCGATTCACCGCGTGACTGGAACTCGCCATACGTGAGGATTTCCGGCGACCAACTCAGCGGGTGGTCGTACTGAATCCGGACTTTGGTTCGTAACCCGAACCACCGTCCAGCGAGCGCGTGCAGTGCTTCATGCCCGACGAGGAGAACGCCGAAGGTTCCAACGATCCACCCGAAGTAGGTCCCCCACTCACGGGCGGTATCCGGTTGGAGGACTTCTCGAATGATGCGGCCGATTGATCCGGGGCCATGCACACCAATGACGAGTGCGGGCACGCCGACGAACACGCCGACAAGCCAGAGATACAGCACTGCCGTGATGTACCACGGTTGGTTGTACTCGAGATCATGAAATCGATAGCCCTCGGGCGGCGTTGGCGGCCACTCATCCACTGTCATTGTCCTCCAAACGAGTCGACCATGGGATTTCACCCCGCCGAGAGAAACCCCGAACGGTCATCGATCAGTCTCAAAATCGGTGAGTCGCGTCGAGTGTGCTGAATCTGCGGTTTCGGGGGAGAGTGAGACGAACTCTAAGCCTTCGGTTGTCAACAATTCCTCGGCCCGCTGGGTTACTGACGGCGCGACCAAAATGCCCCTGACGGTCCTCTCGGCCGAAAGATCGCGTTCGAGTGCGTCGACGTAGCGGTTCAACTGTCCCGCGGCGTCGGGACCCACACGCCGACGTTTGAGTTCGACGATGGTCGGGGTGTCGTCGGCGTCTTTCCCGTAAATGTCGACTGCGCCGGCAGCGGTTTCGCGCTCGGTCATCTGGGGTTGAAATCCGGCTTCGAGCACGTCGGGGTCAGCGAGGATGCGCTGGCGAAGGTCTTCTTCGCTTCCTTCAAGTGAGAGATCGGAGGCGTCGTCCAGTTCGACGAGTGAGACTTGATCGAGTGTGTCGAACGTGATCGTGACCTCCTCATGCGGTGTCGTGCGGGTGCTCTCGACGATGAGCCGATCGTCGTCGAGACAGGCGGTGTGGGTACAGCCGGGTGGTTGCCAGTTGACCGGGGTGCGCTGCTCGTCGCGATGGACTAAGAGCGTGCCGTCGGATTTCAGAATGACTAATCGGTCGCCCGGCGGAAGGTGACTCGTTGCGCGCCCCTCGTAGTCAACCTCACATCGCCCGACGAGAGTCAGCATGCCACTCTGCTTGAACCCGGTTTCAAGCAGGTCAAGCGCGTCCTCAGACTCCGGAGCGGTGAGTGTGGAAACGGTCATGGCTGAGAGTGGGTTTCGCGGGCGTCACTCGTAACAGTCGAACGCGGTCTCACGGTAGGCTTGCTCTGTGTCATCGTGCTGGGCGTGCTCAACGGCCGCACGTGCTTCATCAAGCAACGAGCGGGTACGGGAGAGGTCGCCGCCGTGGAGCGCGTCGATCGCGTGCTGGCAGGCTTCGACCGCGTGATGGTGGATGTCGTCAGTCATACGTCAGTCTGGATGTATCGTGCGGCTTCGTCTGCGATCTGATCGACCGTTTCGGTAGTGATGCGCCCGAACTCGTCACGTAGCATCTCTTCTTTGAGCGTGACTGGGTTCCACGGTGACACGAAACTTTCACGCGGCAACCCACCCTCAGCGAACGCTGGCGAAATCGGGATTGCCCTCTCTCGGTGAGTCGTAGTCACGACGATACCGACGGATTCGTTGTCGGGGAATGGATGTCCAGTCGTCGCATCTGAAACAAGAACGAACGGCCGGATTGGTGTCTCACCGAACGGGTCAGTAGCTGTGACGACCGTGCCACGCGACGGGATCATCCCTCGTCCTCAGTGTCGGTGGGACTGTCGTGATCGGTGGGCGTCCATGCATCCTGTTCGGGGTCGAAGTCGTCGGCCCAATCGGGGTTTTGGGCGTACCAGTCATCATCGTAGGTGTCGGCAACCGACTGGAGTCCAGTACTGGCTGCTGAGACTGACGCAAGCCGGTCATCGTCAGCGATGATCCAGTAGCGGTCACGGTGACGGACGAGATCATGACTTTCGAGCCGTGAGAGAACTTTCCCAAGACTCCCGCGCTGAATCCCGGTCTCGTCGGCGAGTTCTGTCTGTGTATAGGCTGTTTCGGGGTGCTCCAGAAGGAACTGGAGAACCGTTCGGGGTTGCGTACTCGGCCCGAAGGGGATACTCTGGCTCGGTTCGTGCTCGAACTCGTCCCGACTGATCGGCATCTCGTATCGACCCCTCTATGTCATAGAAAGTCACAGATAGTCATAAAACTGTTGGGCTGGACTCGTTGGGCTGGTTAGCGGCGACTGAGACTGTGTGCTGTCTTGGTATACCGATCGGATTCGGCGAGTGCTCGTGGTTCATCGCGTCTCTCGATTCCAGCGATGCACCAGCGAATCACGATCTACCCACAGATCATCGGTTAGCTCCCGCTATCTGATGAGGGGCTCTTCTTCGTCGATCGTGGCGAACGAAGGACAGAGCGCTATGAAGGCCGCTGATAGCCAACTATCCGAGATGGCCTGTCGGGGGAATCTTTACGAAGACGGGAGTGATGCATGCTACTGTGACACAAGATACGATTCAGATCGACGACGATCCGGAATCGGAGACTGAGGCATTGGGGACACTGCCGAAACCGGGGGTCTACTGTGGCACGGAGTAGTTCGACAGCGGTGCCATCACGCTGCCTGAATTGTGGGTTCGAAGCTGCTGCCGGTAGTGATGAGTGGGACTCAATTGACTCGCCACCGCTGGGAACGATGACGCAGTGTCCCGACTGCGGAAGCACGAACGTGATGAACCGGGAGTAATCGATAGCGTCGTCGGTGAAGGCCGCAGCCGCTTTGTCAGCGTTGGTGTTGCTTGCTCGTTCTCGTCCCGTCAGCATCAGCCACCATCTCGATCCTCGTCGCAGATTGAATGCCGATTCCCACCCCTGATCCTGTTCTCAGTCCCGTTTCTGCGGACTGGATGTCGTCTAAGACGACGATTCGTGGCCGGTGGAGGGTGCCAGCAGATTCACTTTCACTCCTCTACCCGGATGTTTTTGGGTGTTAGTCGCCAACCGCAGGCGTCTCCCATCGAACACACATGGAGGCAGGACGATTCCAACTCATGCCCGATCTCCGTTCACACGCCGAAGACATCCACGACCAGTTCGCCGACCAGACCGATCTCACCGTCGACGAGGTCGAAGACCGCCTCGATACGCTCGTCACCGACTATCAGGTCCCCATCGACGAAGCTCGCCGGAGCGTCACCAGCACCTACTACGACGAGGTAGAGGTCGATCAGGACTCGCTCGACGACGCCAACGAACACCGTGAGCTCGACTCGATCCAGACCGCCGAAGAGTGGATCGACATTACCGCAAAGGTAGTCGAGCTGTGGGAGCCACGTAGCGATGCGATCGGCCAGGTCGGCCTGCTGGGCGATGCCAGTGGACGGATCAAGTTCACCGCGTGGGCGAAATCCGACCTCGACACGCTCGAAGAAGGCGAAGTCTACCACCTCGAGAACGTCGTCACCGACGAATACGAGGGCCAGTTCTCGGTCAAACTCAACCGCACCACCACGATCGAGCAGGCCGACGAAGAGATCGAAGTCGGCGACAACACTACCGAGATCGAGGGGGCGCTGGTCGACATGCAGAGCGGGAGTGGGCTGATCAAGCGGTGCCCCGACGACGACTGCACGCG is a genomic window of Halococcus salifodinae DSM 8989 containing:
- a CDS encoding MarR family transcriptional regulator, which encodes MPISRDEFEHEPSQSIPFGPSTQPRTVLQFLLEHPETAYTQTELADETGIQRGSLGKVLSRLESHDLVRHRDRYWIIADDDRLASVSAASTGLQSVADTYDDDWYAQNPDWADDFDPEQDAWTPTDHDSPTDTEDEG
- the nucS gene encoding endonuclease NucS, whose product is MTVSTLTAPESEDALDLLETGFKQSGMLTLVGRCEVDYEGRATSHLPPGDRLVILKSDGTLLVHRDEQRTPVNWQPPGCTHTACLDDDRLIVESTRTTPHEEVTITFDTLDQVSLVELDDASDLSLEGSEEDLRQRILADPDVLEAGFQPQMTERETAAGAVDIYGKDADDTPTIVELKRRRVGPDAAGQLNRYVDALERDLSAERTVRGILVAPSVTQRAEELLTTEGLEFVSLSPETADSAHSTRLTDFETDR
- a CDS encoding hypothetical protein (Replication protein A protects and stabilize the intermediate ssDNA that is generated by the unwinding action of a DNA helicase at the replication fork. In addition, SSBs prevent the formation of secondary structures by single-stranded template DNA.), which codes for MPDLRSHAEDIHDQFADQTDLTVDEVEDRLDTLVTDYQVPIDEARRSVTSTYYDEVEVDQDSLDDANEHRELDSIQTAEEWIDITAKVVELWEPRSDAIGQVGLLGDASGRIKFTAWAKSDLDTLEEGEVYHLENVVTDEYEGQFSVKLNRTTTIEQADEEIEVGDNTTEIEGALVDMQSGSGLIKRCPDDDCTRVLQNGRCSEHGEVEGEFDLRVKGVIDDGREVHETIFNQEMTEELAGISLDEAKERAMDALDTSVVADDISETILGKYYHIEGPTLGRYVLANEFEQLGARSDAENVLITARSL
- a CDS encoding DUF3267 domain-containing protein, whose translation is MTVDEWPPTPPEGYRFHDLEYNQPWYITAVLYLWLVGVFVGVPALVIGVHGPGSIGRIIREVLQPDTAREWGTYFGWIVGTFGVLLVGHEALHALAGRWFGLRTKVRIQYDHPLSWSPEILTYGEFQSRGESLAITLTPLVGLTAASIVVLVAGQHLWLIASAAVIALGNSASAIGDLGSAAVLWHLPDGELVYHDEDGRRQYYTPVR